In Trichocoleus desertorum NBK24, the following are encoded in one genomic region:
- a CDS encoding DMT family transporter, which produces MPLHHSSGRWRLGLALSLLTVLLWGVLPVALMVTLQTLDVYTVTWFRFLVSFVLLAVYLGGRQQLPKLEKLRSPGLWKLLAIATVFLAINYLLFLQGLAQTSPANAQVLIQLAPVSMGLGALWVFKERYTLRQWAGLALLTLGFSLFFHEQLRVLVTSSAQYLGGSGLLVLAAIAWAVYALVQKQLLQTLPSATIMMAIYGGATLLFTPVAAPQTLLQLDTFHWVALLFCAFNTLIAYGAFAEALDHWEASRVSAVLALTPIVTIGTMLGVAVFWPTLIAPEQLTVLGMVGAILVVSGSFAIALGRQPQTDPSAVKS; this is translated from the coding sequence ATGCCACTGCACCATAGTTCGGGGCGCTGGCGCTTAGGTTTAGCGTTGTCTCTGCTGACCGTATTGCTTTGGGGAGTCCTACCCGTCGCGCTGATGGTGACTTTGCAAACATTGGATGTTTACACCGTTACTTGGTTTCGGTTTCTGGTTTCCTTTGTTTTACTAGCTGTGTATTTAGGGGGGCGACAGCAGTTGCCCAAGTTAGAGAAGCTGCGATCGCCCGGATTGTGGAAATTGCTGGCGATCGCCACTGTGTTTCTGGCGATTAACTACTTACTGTTTCTGCAAGGACTGGCCCAAACTTCACCTGCTAACGCCCAAGTGTTGATTCAGTTGGCTCCCGTTTCGATGGGGTTAGGAGCTTTGTGGGTGTTTAAGGAGCGCTATACGTTGCGGCAATGGGCAGGTTTGGCGCTGCTCACGCTAGGATTTTCGCTGTTCTTCCATGAGCAACTGCGGGTATTAGTCACCAGTTCGGCTCAATATTTAGGTGGCAGTGGTTTGTTGGTGCTGGCTGCGATCGCTTGGGCGGTTTATGCCTTAGTCCAGAAGCAACTGCTACAAACTTTGCCTTCCGCCACGATTATGATGGCGATTTATGGTGGGGCGACGCTTCTATTTACCCCAGTTGCGGCTCCCCAGACCCTATTGCAATTGGATACATTTCATTGGGTTGCCTTGCTTTTTTGCGCCTTTAATACTTTGATTGCTTATGGTGCCTTTGCCGAGGCGTTGGATCATTGGGAAGCCTCTAGAGTTAGTGCTGTGCTGGCGCTAACGCCCATTGTGACCATTGGCACCATGTTAGGAGTCGCTGTCTTTTGGCCTACCTTGATTGCCCCGGAGCAGCTCACTGTTTTAGGGATGGTAGGGGCGATTTTAGTGGTGTCAGGGTCTTTTGCGATCGCCTTAGGCCGACAACCCCAGACAGACCCATCCGCAGTAAAATCATAA
- a CDS encoding peroxiredoxin, whose translation MVLQLGDVVPDFTQQSSEGEINFYDWAGDSWVVLFSHPADYTPVCTTELGEVSRLKPEFDKRNAKVIALSVDDAESHKGWIGDINEIQNTTVNYPILADDDKKVSDLYGMIHPNANAKLTVRTVFVIDPQRKLRLTITYPPSTGRNFQEILRVIDSLQLTDNYSVATPVNWKDGDDVVVVPSIPTEEAKQKFPKGVTEIRPYLRMTPQPDK comes from the coding sequence ATGGTTCTCCAACTTGGTGACGTAGTTCCCGACTTTACGCAGCAATCCAGCGAAGGCGAAATCAATTTTTACGACTGGGCTGGCGATAGCTGGGTTGTTCTCTTCTCTCACCCTGCTGACTACACGCCAGTTTGCACCACCGAACTCGGCGAAGTGTCTCGTCTCAAGCCCGAATTCGACAAGCGCAATGCTAAAGTGATCGCACTGAGCGTTGATGATGCAGAATCCCACAAAGGCTGGATTGGTGACATCAACGAAATTCAGAACACCACGGTTAACTACCCAATCTTGGCTGACGACGACAAGAAGGTGTCGGATCTGTACGGCATGATCCACCCCAATGCCAATGCCAAGCTGACGGTTCGCACCGTATTTGTGATCGATCCTCAAAGAAAGCTGCGCCTGACGATCACCTATCCCCCCAGCACTGGCCGTAACTTCCAAGAAATTTTGCGAGTCATTGACTCTCTGCAACTGACCGATAACTACAGCGTTGCCACTCCTGTGAACTGGAAAGATGGCGATGATGTAGTCGTTGTACCTTCTATCCCCACCGAAGAAGCCAAGCAGAAGTTTCCCAAAGGTGTCACCGAAATCAGACCTTATCTGCGGATGACCCCCCAACCCGACAAATAA
- a CDS encoding Uma2 family endonuclease, producing MESPCDRFLTMATVLPATQFTEVFYPSSDGEPLAETYIHLYAILVTLEVLKQYLEGRQATVLADQFLYYAQGFPKLRVAPDVMVIFDVAPGGRDNYKIWEEGQVPAVIFEVTSPGTKEQDQGFKKTLYEQLEVQEYWLFDPRGEWIEEQLRGFRLQRGQYEPITDGRSEPLQLRLQVEDQLIAFYREDTGEKLLIPGELRQALEAEQQARQQAEARAEQAELQVRQLQERLRSLGIDPETLE from the coding sequence ATGGAATCACCCTGCGATCGCTTTCTCACTATGGCGACTGTTTTACCTGCAACTCAGTTCACTGAAGTTTTCTACCCTAGTTCTGACGGTGAACCCTTGGCAGAAACCTACATTCACCTTTACGCCATTCTGGTCACACTGGAAGTTCTGAAGCAGTATCTAGAGGGCCGACAAGCCACTGTTTTAGCCGATCAGTTTCTCTACTACGCTCAAGGATTTCCGAAATTACGAGTTGCACCGGATGTCATGGTGATTTTTGATGTGGCTCCGGGAGGAAGAGACAACTACAAGATTTGGGAGGAAGGCCAAGTTCCAGCAGTAATTTTTGAAGTTACCTCTCCAGGCACCAAAGAACAGGATCAAGGCTTCAAGAAAACCCTTTACGAACAACTAGAAGTGCAAGAATACTGGCTGTTCGACCCTAGAGGTGAATGGATCGAGGAACAGTTACGCGGGTTTCGGTTGCAACGGGGGCAGTACGAGCCAATTACAGATGGCCGCAGCGAGCCTCTACAGTTGCGTCTGCAAGTCGAAGATCAACTGATTGCCTTCTACCGAGAAGACACCGGAGAAAAGTTGTTAATTCCTGGTGAGTTGAGGCAAGCACTCGAGGCCGAGCAACAAGCACGCCAACAGGCCGAAGCAAGAGCAGAACAAGCAGAATTGCAAGTGCGGCAGTTGCAGGAGAGACTGCGATCGCTCGGCATCGACCCAGAGACCCTAGAGTAA
- a CDS encoding cysteine synthase A: MDIKNGFVGSVGNTPLIRLHSFSEETGCEILGKAEFLNPGGSVKDRAALYMIEDAEKKGLLKPGGTVVEGTAGNTGIGLAHICNAKGYKCLIIIPDTQSQEKIDTLRTLGAEVRPVPAVPYKDPNNYVRLSGRIAEEMENAIWANQFDNLANRLAHYHTTGPEIWTQTEGKVDAWITSTGTGGTYAGVGMFLKEKNPNIRVVLADPMGSGLYSYVKTGEISSEGSSITEGIGNSRVTANMEGAPADDAIRIHDQECVEVVYRLLREEGLFLGGSSGINVAAAVELAKQMGPGHTIVTILCDSGSRYQSRLFNQQWLAEKGLQPEAIATV; encoded by the coding sequence ATGGATATTAAAAATGGCTTTGTCGGCAGCGTCGGCAACACCCCCTTAATTCGGTTGCACAGTTTTAGCGAAGAAACGGGGTGCGAAATTTTAGGCAAGGCCGAGTTTCTCAATCCCGGTGGCTCTGTGAAAGATCGAGCCGCACTCTACATGATTGAAGATGCTGAAAAGAAAGGGTTGCTAAAGCCTGGTGGCACCGTGGTAGAAGGCACCGCAGGCAACACAGGTATTGGTTTGGCCCACATCTGCAACGCCAAGGGTTACAAATGCCTGATCATCATCCCCGACACTCAATCTCAAGAAAAAATTGACACGCTACGAACCCTAGGTGCTGAAGTTCGTCCCGTTCCCGCAGTGCCCTACAAAGACCCCAACAATTACGTTAGGCTCTCTGGTCGTATCGCTGAAGAGATGGAGAATGCGATCTGGGCCAACCAGTTTGATAATTTAGCCAATAGGTTGGCTCATTACCACACGACTGGGCCAGAGATTTGGACGCAAACTGAGGGCAAAGTTGATGCCTGGATCACCTCCACAGGCACAGGTGGCACTTATGCGGGGGTAGGAATGTTTCTCAAAGAGAAGAACCCCAACATCAGAGTAGTATTGGCTGACCCGATGGGTAGCGGTCTCTATAGTTATGTGAAAACAGGCGAAATCAGTTCGGAAGGCAGTTCTATTACCGAAGGCATTGGCAACAGCCGTGTTACAGCCAATATGGAAGGTGCACCTGCCGATGATGCCATTCGCATCCACGACCAAGAATGTGTAGAAGTGGTGTATCGCCTGCTGCGAGAGGAAGGCTTATTTTTGGGCGGCTCCAGCGGCATTAACGTGGCTGCGGCAGTGGAACTTGCAAAGCAAATGGGGCCAGGACATACCATCGTGACCATTCTGTGCGACAGCGGCTCCCGGTATCAGTCTCGGTTGTTCAATCAACAATGGCTAGCTGAGAAAGGATTGCAGCCAGAAGCGATCGCCACTGTTTAA
- a CDS encoding tryptophan-rich sensory protein, producing the protein MMIQSWMVIGGITFLVALGAAWIRPRDTKWAAELQRPLWLFFEPLIPVIWTVVFSCGAASAYFVWEHSPGSLQAWLLMGLYLLLEVITVAYIPLTLRLRNIKVGVVLGGVGVVLGVFLASSIWPISSWAVLLLLPYLIWSPIGTYATLEMMRLNPEAAH; encoded by the coding sequence ATGATGATTCAATCCTGGATGGTCATTGGTGGCATTACTTTTCTCGTTGCTTTGGGTGCTGCTTGGATCAGACCCCGCGATACAAAATGGGCAGCAGAGTTACAGCGGCCACTGTGGTTATTTTTTGAGCCATTAATTCCGGTGATTTGGACAGTGGTTTTTAGCTGTGGCGCTGCTTCGGCCTATTTTGTCTGGGAGCACAGCCCTGGCAGCCTCCAGGCATGGCTCTTGATGGGACTATACCTGCTGCTGGAAGTGATTACGGTCGCTTACATTCCCCTCACCCTAAGACTGCGAAACATCAAAGTTGGGGTTGTGTTGGGTGGCGTTGGTGTGGTTCTAGGCGTTTTTCTCGCCAGCAGTATTTGGCCGATCTCCAGTTGGGCAGTGCTGTTACTCTTGCCCTACCTGATTTGGAGTCCTATTGGTACCTACGCGACTTTAGAAATGATGCGGCTCAACCCTGAGGCAGCGCACTAA
- a CDS encoding TspO/MBR family protein, which translates to MIKSWMVIAAVTFLVAIGGSVIRPRDVKWFRRLRRPSWLTFEPAIPVIWAVVFVCGAWSAYNVWERDPGSSKTWWLMGFYLLLEIVTIVYQPLTLWLRNLRIGTYIGGTGAVLGWILAAVVAPVSATAAALLIPYLIWSPIGTYATWELAKLNPESA; encoded by the coding sequence ATGATCAAGTCTTGGATGGTGATTGCAGCCGTCACCTTTTTGGTGGCGATCGGCGGTAGCGTGATTCGACCCCGTGACGTGAAGTGGTTTCGGCGCTTACGTCGTCCAAGTTGGCTCACTTTTGAACCTGCCATTCCAGTGATTTGGGCGGTCGTGTTTGTCTGTGGCGCTTGGTCTGCCTACAACGTTTGGGAGCGAGACCCAGGTAGCTCAAAAACTTGGTGGCTCATGGGGTTCTATCTCCTGTTAGAAATTGTGACGATTGTTTATCAACCCCTAACGCTGTGGCTGCGTAACCTCAGGATTGGCACCTATATTGGCGGTACCGGGGCAGTTTTAGGTTGGATTCTAGCAGCGGTGGTTGCGCCCGTCTCTGCTACGGCTGCGGCCCTGCTGATTCCTTATCTAATCTGGAGTCCAATTGGTACCTATGCCACCTGGGAGTTGGCGAAGCTGAATCCAGAGTCTGCTTAG
- a CDS encoding peptidylprolyl isomerase — protein sequence MTRAIMETAKGTINLELFEQDAPNTVKNFVDLANKGFYDGLTFHRVISDFMIQGGCPQGTGTGGPGYKIKCETAGNPNKHQAGSLSMAHAGKDTGGSQFFICHSPQPHLDGKHTVFGKTEDMEVVNAIRKDDKILSVRIES from the coding sequence ATGACTCGCGCCATAATGGAAACCGCCAAAGGCACCATCAACCTAGAGCTGTTTGAGCAGGATGCCCCTAACACGGTGAAAAATTTTGTAGACCTTGCCAATAAGGGGTTCTATGACGGTCTGACCTTCCACCGCGTGATTTCTGACTTCATGATTCAGGGTGGCTGTCCTCAAGGCACAGGAACTGGAGGCCCAGGGTACAAGATTAAATGCGAAACGGCTGGCAACCCCAACAAGCACCAAGCAGGTAGCCTGTCGATGGCTCACGCAGGTAAAGATACAGGTGGTAGTCAATTCTTTATTTGTCACTCCCCTCAGCCTCACCTCGATGGCAAGCACACTGTGTTTGGCAAAACGGAAGATATGGAGGTCGTGAATGCGATTCGCAAAGACGATAAAATCTTGTCTGTCAGAATTGAGTCCTAG
- a CDS encoding glycosyltransferase family 4 protein, translated as MQHLLFITERFPPDLGGVATSAGRITATLCQLGVDVDVVTWSRYLPPGEVLPPEAIATSAGKLCVHRIGLYRAWDMTMPHTLNVLDWLHQTHAYDAVWGHYVFPSGFLATWWAEGQQLPSVVSARGNDIDRILFPPGDFARLQWTLERASLVTAVSQDLSQKIQRLCRRDDTLLLPNVVDTQQFRPTGLDKGLDKEAIAALKATLGIAPEEIVLGFSGELREKKGQQFLLDALTTVRTQRPTCLLIIGEVRPTEQAVLQTYAMQHPENAQRVIVTGHLPSPEAVAQHLQLCDLYLQPSLWEGMPNALLEAMACELCCIASDAGGNAEVIEHGKNGFLLPRFQLHQLGAIALELLDQEPTARKTIGQAARDRILSHYSLAQEKTKLQAICDRLQQFLPP; from the coding sequence TTGCAGCATCTTCTCTTCATCACCGAGCGATTTCCACCAGATTTGGGGGGAGTCGCCACCAGTGCAGGTCGCATCACCGCCACACTCTGCCAATTGGGTGTGGATGTGGATGTCGTGACCTGGAGCCGCTATTTGCCGCCGGGAGAGGTGCTGCCACCGGAGGCGATCGCAACTAGCGCCGGGAAATTGTGCGTGCATCGCATTGGTCTCTACCGCGCCTGGGATATGACGATGCCACACACCCTGAATGTGCTGGATTGGCTGCACCAAACTCATGCCTACGACGCGGTTTGGGGGCATTATGTCTTTCCCTCTGGGTTTCTAGCAACTTGGTGGGCAGAAGGCCAGCAGCTACCAAGTGTAGTGAGTGCTAGAGGAAATGACATCGATCGCATCTTGTTTCCGCCCGGTGACTTTGCCCGCTTGCAATGGACTTTAGAGCGAGCCAGTTTAGTCACAGCCGTGAGCCAAGACTTAAGCCAAAAAATTCAGCGCTTGTGCAGACGAGACGACACACTATTACTGCCTAACGTTGTAGATACTCAACAATTCCGCCCCACAGGGTTGGATAAAGGACTGGACAAAGAGGCGATCGCTGCCCTTAAAGCCACTCTAGGCATCGCTCCAGAGGAAATCGTTTTAGGATTTTCCGGCGAACTGCGCGAGAAAAAAGGCCAGCAATTTCTCCTCGATGCCCTCACCACAGTCCGAACCCAACGCCCAACTTGCCTGCTGATTATTGGCGAAGTGCGACCGACCGAGCAAGCCGTGTTGCAAACCTACGCCATGCAGCACCCCGAAAACGCCCAACGGGTCATTGTGACAGGCCACTTACCCAGTCCAGAAGCCGTGGCGCAGCATTTGCAACTCTGCGACCTCTACTTGCAACCGTCCCTGTGGGAAGGCATGCCCAACGCTCTTTTAGAAGCAATGGCCTGTGAGCTGTGTTGTATTGCTAGTGATGCAGGCGGCAATGCCGAAGTCATCGAACACGGCAAAAATGGCTTTCTGCTGCCTCGGTTTCAGTTACATCAACTCGGCGCGATCGCCCTAGAACTCTTAGACCAAGAACCTACAGCCCGAAAAACCATCGGCCAAGCGGCCCGCGATCGCATCCTCTCTCACTACTCCTTAGCCCAAGAAAAAACTAAACTTCAAGCCATCTGCGATCGGTTACAGCAGTTTTTGCCCCCCTAG
- a CDS encoding glycosyltransferase family 4 protein translates to MLRSQLAYISFDTVPAPKGAAVHIAAFTQALGEAFGGVELVTVAPTLAAEAGRELWPQVRQSALPAVGDTLIRRVLDFRLRLGQWWQGQRFEVVHVRSPFEGFPIAQNKDRLCDRLIFEVNGLPSIELKYRYPAVAEDAELMQKLVAQEQVCLDAADLVVTPSAVTQAYLVSRGVAASKIRVIPNGVDLEIFRYQAPGSNLPLEAPLAPQIWGELDSKSPSIKPYRASQKRGFRGLMSQSSHFHLLYFGTLSAWQGVGLTIEALALYCRDFPGRLTIVGQGRGDQAIALQRLAAKLGVADRVQIIAPVSQAELVALMHQADAIAAPLTANDRNLVQGCCPLKVLEGMASGTPVIASDLPVVRELGTHDEHLLLVPPGSAKALKDAMLRLRTETELGGSLAIAARRRIEAHYAWQQAGTALVSAYEEMGITLVPPKFGGLGGQKLL, encoded by the coding sequence ATGCTGCGATCGCAACTTGCTTACATTTCATTCGATACGGTGCCTGCACCAAAGGGGGCGGCGGTGCATATTGCGGCTTTTACTCAGGCGTTAGGTGAGGCTTTTGGAGGGGTGGAGTTGGTGACGGTGGCTCCGACTTTGGCGGCTGAGGCGGGGCGGGAGTTGTGGCCCCAGGTGAGGCAATCGGCGTTGCCTGCGGTGGGGGATACTTTGATTCGGCGGGTGTTGGATTTTCGGCTGCGGTTGGGGCAGTGGTGGCAAGGGCAGCGGTTTGAAGTGGTACACGTGCGATCGCCGTTTGAGGGGTTTCCGATCGCGCAGAACAAGGATCGGTTGTGCGATCGCTTGATTTTTGAGGTGAATGGGTTGCCATCAATTGAGCTGAAGTATCGCTATCCGGCGGTGGCTGAGGATGCGGAGTTGATGCAGAAGCTGGTGGCACAGGAGCAGGTTTGTTTGGATGCGGCGGATTTGGTGGTGACGCCAAGTGCGGTGACACAAGCTTATTTGGTGAGTCGAGGGGTGGCCGCCAGCAAAATTCGGGTGATTCCGAATGGGGTGGATTTAGAGATTTTTCGGTATCAAGCCCCTGGCTCAAATTTACCTTTAGAGGCCCCCCTAGCCCCCCAAATTTGGGGGGAACTAGACTCAAAGTCCCCCAGCATAAAGCCCTATCGGGCATCCCAGAAAAGGGGATTTAGGGGGCTAATGTCTCAATCCTCTCACTTTCATTTGCTCTACTTCGGTACGCTGTCGGCTTGGCAGGGGGTGGGTTTGACGATTGAAGCGTTGGCTTTGTACTGTCGAGATTTCCCCGGTCGGCTAACCATTGTGGGGCAGGGACGAGGGGATCAGGCGATCGCCCTGCAAAGGTTGGCGGCGAAGTTGGGGGTGGCCGATCGCGTGCAAATCATCGCGCCTGTTTCTCAAGCAGAATTGGTGGCGCTGATGCACCAAGCGGATGCGATCGCGGCTCCTTTGACGGCGAATGATCGCAATTTGGTGCAGGGCTGTTGTCCACTGAAGGTGTTGGAGGGGATGGCTTCTGGAACGCCTGTAATTGCGAGTGATTTGCCTGTGGTGCGAGAGTTAGGAACTCACGATGAGCATTTGCTGTTGGTGCCACCCGGATCTGCCAAAGCGTTGAAGGATGCGATGCTGAGGTTACGAACGGAGACAGAACTGGGAGGGAGTCTGGCGATCGCGGCTCGACGACGGATTGAAGCGCACTACGCTTGGCAGCAGGCAGGAACGGCTTTGGTTTCGGCCTACGAAGAGATGGGTATTACACTTGTTCCCCCCAAATTTGGGGGGCTAGGGGGGCAAAAACTGCTGTAA
- a CDS encoding ISAs1 family transposase, with amino-acid sequence MDRVGLAIDGKSIKCTSSGGQTSAQDFACLVSVYGQRSGVVQLALMFNRRESEIAVAKRLVQSVTAAPTLAQSLPLGFSLDALHLQVGTLELLESRHCSYVIALKANQKQLYQRAQRLVQQQAPWAQASQQETQHGRQTQRSIGVYPFSGLLPKRWAQAGLSRLLWVHRRGTRSGQAFEEDHFYLSNAQHEAVVFLEWIRSHWHIENGLHWVKNVTFKEDDPPRRGGQAPISWAVVHSFLITLARRLGMRTVPDCQRDLANQVHEVFSWLT; translated from the coding sequence GTGGACAGAGTTGGACTGGCAATTGATGGCAAGAGTATCAAATGCACCTCCAGCGGAGGACAAACGTCAGCGCAGGATTTTGCCTGCCTGGTGTCCGTGTATGGGCAAAGAAGTGGGGTGGTGCAGTTAGCCTTGATGTTCAACCGCAGGGAGAGTGAAATTGCGGTGGCGAAGCGCTTGGTGCAAAGTGTCACGGCAGCTCCCACCCTGGCCCAATCCTTGCCTCTCGGCTTCAGCTTGGATGCTTTGCATCTGCAAGTCGGCACTTTAGAACTGCTTGAGTCCCGGCATTGCTCCTATGTCATTGCCCTCAAAGCCAATCAAAAGCAGCTTTACCAACGGGCTCAACGCCTTGTGCAGCAACAGGCTCCTTGGGCTCAAGCGAGTCAGCAAGAAACCCAGCATGGACGTCAGACTCAGCGAAGCATTGGGGTCTATCCCTTCTCGGGTCTTCTCCCCAAGCGTTGGGCTCAAGCAGGTCTGTCGCGACTGCTGTGGGTTCATCGTCGAGGCACTCGCTCAGGCCAAGCGTTTGAGGAAGACCACTTCTACCTCAGCAATGCTCAGCACGAAGCCGTCGTCTTTCTAGAGTGGATTCGCAGCCATTGGCACATCGAGAATGGCCTGCATTGGGTCAAAAATGTCACCTTCAAAGAAGATGACCCACCCCGACGAGGAGGGCAGGCTCCGATTAGTTGGGCTGTCGTTCATTCGTTCCTCATCACGTTAGCTCGTCGCTTAGGGATGCGGACTGTTCCTGATTGCCAACGCGATCTCGCCAATCAAGTCCATGAGGTTTTTTCTTGGCTAACATGA
- a CDS encoding sirohydrochlorin chelatase yields the protein MLNTNSTLLNAIDAAAPTAPLPPLPMQRPLLLIGHGSRDEDGRRSFLEFAAAYQALDTSRPAVPCFLELTAPSIQEGVDQCVEQGYTEFSVLPILLFAARHNKFDVTNELDRARQRHPQVKFHYGRHFGITPGILDLWRSRLAELDQPQWNPQGIERKDTVLLFVGRGASDPDANGDVYKMARILWEGSGYSTVETCFIGITHPRLEEGFRRARLYEPKRIIVLPYFLFTGLLMKKIFDITAQQQEQYPGISMTCLPEMGLHPQLFSILREREIETQLGQVQMNCEMCKFRLAAVGNGGGHGHDHGHNHAQAHGHDHGHGHGHGHDHGHDHPAVDPYAEPAQYHERIWQVP from the coding sequence ATGCTAAACACAAATTCAACCCTGTTGAATGCAATCGATGCTGCTGCGCCTACAGCACCATTACCCCCTCTGCCCATGCAGCGTCCCTTACTGTTAATTGGACATGGCAGTCGGGATGAAGATGGACGGCGGAGCTTCCTGGAATTTGCCGCAGCTTACCAAGCTCTAGATACCTCCCGCCCTGCTGTCCCTTGTTTCCTGGAACTCACTGCCCCCTCCATTCAAGAAGGCGTCGATCAGTGTGTCGAGCAAGGCTACACTGAATTTTCCGTCTTGCCCATTTTGCTCTTTGCCGCACGGCATAACAAATTTGATGTCACCAACGAACTCGATCGCGCCCGTCAGCGGCATCCCCAAGTCAAATTCCACTATGGTCGGCACTTTGGCATCACTCCTGGCATTCTAGACCTGTGGCGATCGCGCCTTGCCGAACTCGACCAACCCCAATGGAACCCCCAAGGCATCGAGCGTAAAGATACCGTCCTGCTGTTCGTTGGTCGCGGAGCCAGCGATCCCGATGCCAACGGTGATGTGTACAAAATGGCTCGGATTCTCTGGGAAGGCAGCGGCTATAGCACCGTCGAAACTTGCTTTATTGGCATCACCCATCCCCGCCTAGAAGAAGGTTTCCGTCGCGCCCGCCTATACGAACCCAAGCGCATCATTGTCCTGCCTTACTTCCTGTTTACCGGGTTGCTGATGAAGAAAATTTTCGACATCACCGCCCAGCAACAAGAGCAGTATCCCGGCATTTCTATGACCTGCCTGCCAGAAATGGGCTTGCATCCCCAACTCTTCTCGATTCTACGAGAACGGGAAATTGAAACTCAGCTCGGCCAAGTGCAGATGAACTGCGAAATGTGTAAGTTTCGCTTAGCGGCTGTTGGCAATGGTGGCGGTCATGGTCATGATCACGGCCATAATCATGCTCAGGCTCATGGACATGATCACGGTCACGGTCACGGTCACGGACATGATCACGGTCACGATCATCCTGCTGTTGACCCCTATGCTGAGCCTGCTCAATACCACGAGAGAATTTGGCAAGTTCCCTAA
- a CDS encoding glycoside hydrolase family 10 protein gives MDKKFQTGLVCLLSLMLVVVLLVVPARRPTPPAAPALTELRGVWLTNVASAVLFRPGGVQQAFKQLSQLHFNTVYPVVWNRGHTLYPSFVLRRSIGRSQDPMLTSLRLGKDLLAEMVQQGNQQGLRIIPWFEYGFMAPASSALVQQHPDWLTNRQDGTTAIRSDWEQLALPNATKSRSPSWLDLAQQKIWQQFSIRRVWLNPLHPEVQALILDLIVEVATHYDVAGIQLDDHFGLPVDFGYDAFTVKLYQQEHRGTPPPSNPLDPEWMRWRADKITALMERIFRAVKLVRPYCLITLSPNPQGFSYKTYLQDWQTWVKRGWIEELVLQVYRQSLPTFVAELKQPAVQLARQRIPVAVGILTGSWGRPVNMQQIQEQVQATRDQGFDGVSFFYWESLWSYIAPESPRTRRQGFKTLFVAPAQPPRVTN, from the coding sequence ATGGACAAGAAGTTTCAGACTGGGCTGGTCTGCTTACTCTCTTTGATGTTGGTGGTTGTGCTTTTAGTCGTGCCAGCACGGCGACCCACGCCACCAGCGGCCCCAGCATTAACCGAGCTACGTGGAGTCTGGCTCACCAATGTCGCAAGTGCCGTTCTGTTTCGGCCTGGAGGAGTCCAGCAAGCATTCAAGCAGTTATCTCAGCTCCACTTCAATACGGTCTACCCCGTCGTCTGGAACCGGGGGCATACGCTCTATCCCAGCTTTGTGCTTAGGCGGAGCATTGGGCGATCGCAAGACCCCATGCTAACTAGTCTGCGTTTAGGCAAAGACCTTTTAGCAGAGATGGTTCAGCAGGGAAACCAGCAAGGTCTGAGAATAATTCCTTGGTTTGAATATGGCTTTATGGCTCCCGCTAGCTCGGCTCTGGTGCAGCAGCACCCTGATTGGCTCACCAACCGTCAAGATGGCACGACAGCCATTCGCTCAGATTGGGAGCAGTTGGCTTTACCCAATGCTACAAAGTCGCGATCGCCATCTTGGCTAGACTTAGCTCAGCAGAAAATATGGCAGCAGTTTAGTATCCGTCGAGTCTGGCTAAACCCACTGCATCCAGAAGTGCAAGCACTCATCCTCGATCTCATTGTAGAAGTGGCGACTCACTATGATGTTGCTGGCATCCAGCTCGATGATCACTTTGGGCTGCCAGTAGATTTTGGTTACGACGCTTTTACAGTCAAGCTTTACCAGCAAGAACATCGTGGCACACCACCTCCTAGTAACCCTTTAGATCCAGAATGGATGCGCTGGCGAGCAGATAAAATCACCGCTTTGATGGAGCGAATTTTTCGAGCGGTGAAGTTGGTGCGGCCCTACTGCTTGATCACCTTATCCCCTAACCCTCAAGGATTTTCCTACAAAACCTATCTGCAAGACTGGCAGACTTGGGTGAAACGGGGATGGATTGAAGAACTGGTTTTGCAAGTCTATCGCCAGAGCTTACCGACTTTTGTGGCGGAACTCAAGCAACCCGCAGTACAGTTAGCGCGTCAACGGATTCCAGTAGCCGTGGGGATTTTGACAGGTTCCTGGGGACGACCTGTGAACATGCAGCAGATTCAAGAGCAAGTGCAAGCCACGCGCGATCAGGGGTTCGATGGCGTTTCCTTTTTTTACTGGGAAAGCTTGTGGAGCTACATTGCGCCAGAGTCGCCGCGAACCCGTAGACAGGGATTCAAAACCCTATTTGTTGCGCCTGCTCAACCGCCAAGGGTAACGAACTAG